The following proteins come from a genomic window of Lineus longissimus chromosome 18, tnLinLong1.2, whole genome shotgun sequence:
- the LOC135502653 gene encoding roundabout homolog 1-like translates to MKSRLNDQFPPLTPTVKNPSPIKVGDTAKFTCNAENENVTKPVTYTWAKNGTTVSQSGTKEPGALLFSPVKKADAGKYVCVAKNDAGSKASTVQDFVVYYSPRIDPEAKMKYDVEGEIGKEASFELFIIAKPTPATTGYIWSKADIKLSNSSSKYEITSGSTSSKLSIKNVTSSDYDNYTCSVQTSGFQAMVFKFNLLKPAGIGDVWLMERRPKP, encoded by the exons ATGAAAAGTCGTCTGAACGATCAAT TTCCACCCCTGACCCCGACCGTCAAAAATCCATCACCGATCAAAGTTGGAGACACTGCAAAATTTacctgcaatgccgaaaatgaaaacgtcaCGAAACCAGTCACGTACACGTGGGCTAAAAATGGCACCACTGTGTCACAATCTGGGACTAAAGAACCTGGTGCTCTGCTTTTTTCACCCGTCAAGAAGGCTGATGCGGGAAAATATGTCTGTGTTGCGAAAAATGATGCTGGCTCTAAGGCAAGCACTGTACAGGATTTCGTTGTATACT ACTCTCCTAGAATAGATCCAGAGGCCAAAATGAAGTATGACGTGGAAGGAGAGATAGGCAAGGAGGCATCATTCGAACTTTTCATAATCGCCAAACCGACTCCGGCAACAACTGGTTACATTTGGTCCAAAGCTGACATTAAACTTTCAAACTCATCGTCCAAATATGAAATCACATCCGGGTCGACGTCGAGCAAGTTGTCAATCAAAAACGTCACATCCTCCGATTATGATAACTATACGTGTTCTGTGCAAACGAGCGGATTTCAAGCGatggttttcaaatttaaccTCCTCAAACCAG CGGGGATTGGGGATGTGTGGCTGATGGAGAGGAGGCCAAAACCTTGA